A section of the Subtercola frigoramans genome encodes:
- a CDS encoding molybdopterin oxidoreductase family protein, whose product MTPGTASHCPYCALQCAMSLAGGAGGSPDFSKGNPQSGTSTSTSTSTSTSPVPVTISGRDFPTNRGGLCKKGWTAAELLNAAERIVHPLVKQSDGTFAEASWAEALDRVADCLRDSRARFGADSVGVFGGGGLTNEKAYQLGKFARLALGTSRIDYNGRFCMSSAAAAGNRAFGIDRGLPFPVEDLDTANTVLILGSNVAETMPPFIAHLVGAREAGGLIVVDPRRSATARLTEEGGGVHLQPAAGTDLALLLGLTHIVIAEGLTDTSYLEARTSGFDAVRVSTNAWWPERVQAHTGVPVAQLREVARRLANGHGSYILTGRGVEQHVDGTDTATAAINLALVLGLPGTGRSGYGTMTGQGNGQGGREHGQKCDQLPGYRKITDPDARAHVARVWGVDPAIIPGPGVPAVELLAELGQPGKVRCLLVHGSNVVVSAPDVTEVRRGLEALDLLVVCDFFFSETASLADVVLPVTQWAEEEGTMTSLEGRVLRRRKAVEPPPGVRSELWIMHELAQRLNAPSTFSSSPTEVFDELARASAGGLADYSGLSHELLDAELLDAELLDAGLLDAGLLDAAHPASTRGAYWPFPVGSTGTPRLFLDRFAHADGKAHLVAVSVRRAQMGAASSVPSAPTGTAAASTAAASRAAASQPSAGHRPGTLTLITGRLLEHYQSGTQTRRVPELLESRPEALVQIHPATASRLGITHRQLVQVGNARGVVVVRADVTTGIRHDTVFLPFHFANEQCANLLTERIVDPISGMPEFKRTTVTVVPVPVPVPAVRTPAVGSLAEHSDGDRTVVEAVHV is encoded by the coding sequence ATGACTCCCGGCACCGCCAGTCACTGCCCGTACTGCGCTCTGCAGTGCGCCATGTCGCTGGCAGGCGGTGCCGGGGGTTCTCCTGATTTCTCGAAAGGCAACCCGCAGTCTGGCACGAGCACGAGCACGAGCACGAGCACGAGCACGAGTCCGGTGCCGGTGACGATCAGTGGGCGTGACTTCCCGACCAATCGAGGCGGCCTGTGCAAGAAGGGCTGGACGGCAGCTGAACTCCTGAACGCGGCCGAGAGGATCGTGCATCCACTCGTCAAACAGTCCGACGGAACCTTCGCCGAGGCCAGCTGGGCTGAGGCCCTCGATCGTGTTGCCGACTGCCTGCGTGACAGCCGGGCGCGTTTCGGGGCTGACTCTGTGGGCGTCTTCGGCGGGGGAGGCCTCACAAACGAAAAGGCGTACCAGCTCGGCAAGTTCGCCCGGCTTGCGCTCGGCACCTCGCGAATCGACTACAACGGCCGGTTCTGCATGTCGTCTGCTGCGGCCGCCGGCAATAGGGCGTTCGGCATCGACAGAGGCCTTCCGTTCCCGGTCGAAGACCTCGACACCGCGAACACAGTGCTGATTCTGGGTTCGAACGTCGCCGAAACGATGCCCCCGTTCATTGCCCACCTCGTCGGTGCGCGTGAGGCAGGCGGGCTCATCGTGGTCGACCCGCGACGCTCTGCGACTGCTCGCCTGACCGAAGAAGGCGGAGGAGTACACCTACAGCCGGCAGCGGGCACCGACCTCGCGCTTCTCCTCGGACTGACGCACATCGTCATTGCTGAGGGGCTCACAGACACGAGCTATCTCGAAGCTCGAACGTCCGGGTTCGACGCGGTTCGCGTGAGCACCAACGCCTGGTGGCCCGAGCGCGTGCAGGCCCACACCGGCGTGCCCGTGGCACAGCTGCGAGAGGTGGCCCGTCGCCTGGCAAACGGGCATGGCAGCTACATTCTGACCGGGCGCGGTGTCGAACAGCACGTCGACGGTACCGACACGGCAACAGCTGCCATCAATCTGGCGCTCGTGCTTGGCCTGCCCGGCACCGGTCGCTCGGGGTACGGCACCATGACGGGGCAGGGAAACGGCCAGGGCGGGCGCGAGCACGGCCAGAAGTGCGACCAGCTGCCCGGCTACCGCAAGATCACCGATCCGGATGCACGTGCCCATGTTGCGCGCGTCTGGGGCGTCGACCCCGCCATCATTCCCGGCCCGGGTGTTCCGGCGGTGGAGTTGCTCGCTGAACTCGGGCAGCCCGGCAAGGTGCGATGCCTTCTTGTGCACGGATCGAACGTCGTGGTCTCGGCTCCCGACGTCACCGAAGTTCGGCGCGGGCTTGAGGCGCTCGACCTGCTCGTGGTGTGCGACTTCTTCTTCTCTGAGACGGCGAGCCTCGCCGATGTTGTGCTGCCTGTCACGCAATGGGCAGAGGAGGAGGGAACGATGACCTCGCTCGAAGGCCGGGTGCTGCGGCGGAGAAAGGCCGTCGAACCTCCGCCTGGCGTGCGGAGCGAGCTGTGGATCATGCACGAGCTGGCCCAGCGGTTGAATGCTCCCTCGACGTTCAGCAGCTCGCCGACCGAGGTCTTCGATGAACTGGCAAGGGCTTCGGCGGGCGGGCTGGCGGACTACTCCGGGTTGAGTCACGAGCTGCTGGATGCTGAGCTGCTGGATGCTGAGCTCCTGGATGCTGGGCTCCTGGATGCTGGGCTGCTGGATGCTGCGCATCCGGCAAGCACGCGGGGGGCATACTGGCCGTTCCCCGTGGGGTCGACAGGTACGCCACGACTTTTTCTCGACCGGTTTGCGCACGCTGACGGCAAGGCACATCTGGTGGCTGTCTCCGTGAGGCGGGCACAGATGGGTGCTGCGTCTTCAGTTCCCTCCGCGCCGACGGGCACTGCAGCCGCGAGCACTGCAGCCGCCAGCAGGGCAGCCGCCAGCCAGCCATCCGCCGGTCACAGGCCTGGCACGCTCACACTCATCACGGGGCGTCTGCTGGAGCATTACCAGTCGGGCACGCAGACCCGTCGTGTACCGGAGCTGCTGGAATCCCGGCCAGAGGCACTGGTTCAGATCCACCCGGCCACTGCATCGCGGCTGGGTATCACGCACCGGCAGCTCGTTCAGGTGGGAAATGCTCGCGGCGTGGTTGTCGTTCGGGCCGACGTGACCACGGGCATCCGTCACGACACCGTATTCTTGCCGTTTCATTTCGCGAACGAGCAGTGCGCCAATCTTCTGACCGAGCGCATCGTGGACCCCATTTCGGGAATGCCGGAATTCAAGCGCACGACGGTAACAGTTGTGCCTGTGCCTGTGCCTGTGCCCGCTGTTCGTACCCCCGCGGTGGGATCACTGGCGGAGCACTCAGATGGGGATCGCACAGTTGTGGAGGCTGTTCATGTCTGA
- a CDS encoding FAD-dependent oxidoreductase: MSDRERPAGERAIGERAIGEQAIGERALGERALGERALGERAMRILLIGYGPVGARFVEGMVASVESGITDVTVVGAETHEAYNRVLLADYAIGRASRERLDITDTAAARVAGVHFLLGQAVVGIDRIRQVVRLDSGVFVPYDRLVFATGARANVPTLDGLERSKRSRLARAAVAANLDEGAAPLPAGVVVLRDLADAAVVRGAVVRAAVVREAVVREAVVREAVDSRARVVVLGAGVLGMELALGLAEQGADVVVVYHSDGPMARNLDATGGRMLAKAARAAGVTMASHARAEGLVFHTDDRGRQHFDALVCADGRQIDGDLLVLSCGVTARTELATAADLAVSAGIVVDEELRSWSDPDIYAIGDCAQVAARGSERADGRVDGAPSGLIGPGWRQADWLAGQLAAEAAVPEMRISDVSDVSSGTASGSGLSRTAHLEPSAFERAPFERAPTERASVVMLKAEGVDVVSGGDVTTELWAEQSAQSVAAGESPLEVTQWADPGRGSYLKLVTRDDVLTGFVAVGSARAGAELTFLFERGGELPTDRSALLRLDASDAGAPETSDAFAPDATVCWCNGVTTLHITDAIAAGHSTTECIGKATRAGTGCGGCRGKIVEILARAAPVAQQARAVVSG, from the coding sequence ATGTCTGATCGGGAGCGACCAGCAGGGGAGCGGGCAATCGGGGAGCGGGCAATCGGCGAGCAGGCAATCGGCGAGCGGGCGCTGGGGGAGCGGGCGCTGGGGGAGCGGGCGCTGGGGGAGCGGGCAATGCGCATCCTTCTCATCGGGTATGGACCGGTCGGGGCACGCTTCGTGGAGGGGATGGTGGCCTCTGTTGAGTCGGGCATCACCGACGTGACCGTGGTGGGGGCCGAGACACACGAGGCCTACAACCGTGTGCTGCTGGCTGACTACGCGATCGGTCGAGCATCGCGGGAGCGGCTCGACATCACCGATACGGCTGCCGCGCGAGTGGCGGGCGTTCACTTTCTGCTCGGCCAGGCTGTCGTGGGCATTGATCGAATTCGGCAGGTGGTCCGACTCGATTCTGGAGTGTTCGTACCCTACGACCGGCTCGTCTTCGCCACGGGCGCGCGGGCGAACGTGCCGACTCTTGACGGCCTCGAGCGCTCGAAACGATCGAGACTCGCCCGTGCGGCGGTCGCAGCGAATCTCGATGAGGGCGCGGCACCCCTGCCCGCCGGAGTTGTCGTGCTGCGCGATCTGGCTGATGCGGCTGTCGTGCGAGGAGCTGTCGTGCGAGCAGCAGTGGTGCGAGAAGCAGTGGTGCGAGAAGCAGTGGTGCGAGAAGCCGTCGATTCCCGCGCGAGAGTGGTCGTACTGGGCGCAGGCGTTCTGGGTATGGAACTCGCGTTGGGGCTGGCCGAGCAAGGCGCCGACGTCGTGGTGGTCTACCACTCCGATGGCCCGATGGCCCGGAACCTCGACGCTACGGGAGGGCGCATGTTGGCGAAAGCAGCACGCGCTGCCGGAGTCACGATGGCGTCGCACGCGCGAGCGGAGGGTCTTGTCTTCCATACAGATGATCGGGGTCGCCAACACTTCGACGCGCTGGTGTGTGCCGACGGGCGACAGATCGACGGTGACCTGCTCGTGTTGTCGTGCGGGGTCACGGCCCGCACCGAGCTCGCAACCGCAGCCGACCTCGCGGTGTCGGCGGGCATCGTCGTCGATGAGGAACTTCGGTCGTGGTCTGACCCAGACATCTACGCAATCGGGGATTGCGCCCAGGTTGCGGCACGAGGCTCGGAACGAGCAGACGGCCGGGTGGATGGCGCTCCCTCCGGCCTGATCGGACCGGGATGGCGGCAGGCTGACTGGCTTGCCGGGCAGCTCGCGGCCGAAGCGGCTGTGCCTGAAATGCGAATCAGCGACGTATCTGACGTATCTTCGGGTACGGCGTCAGGATCGGGGTTGTCACGCACGGCGCACCTGGAACCCTCAGCCTTCGAACGCGCGCCCTTCGAACGCGCACCCACCGAACGCGCCAGCGTTGTCATGCTCAAGGCCGAAGGTGTCGACGTGGTGTCTGGCGGCGACGTGACGACCGAGCTGTGGGCTGAGCAGTCGGCCCAATCGGTGGCAGCCGGAGAATCGCCCCTGGAGGTCACCCAGTGGGCTGACCCCGGGAGAGGAAGCTACCTCAAGCTGGTCACCAGGGATGATGTGCTCACCGGGTTCGTCGCAGTCGGTTCTGCGCGTGCAGGAGCCGAGTTGACGTTCCTGTTCGAACGGGGAGGTGAGCTGCCGACCGACAGGTCTGCGTTACTTCGCCTCGATGCGAGCGACGCCGGTGCGCCAGAGACGTCCGACGCCTTCGCACCCGATGCCACGGTGTGCTGGTGCAACGGCGTGACCACCTTGCACATCACCGATGCGATCGCGGCGGGGCACTCCACCACCGAATGCATCGGCAAGGCCACTCGCGCGGGTACCGGCTGCGGGGGTTGCCGGGGCAAGATTGTCGAAATCCTGGCGCGGGCGGCTCCCGTTGCGCAGCAAGCCCGTGCCGTGGTTTCGGGATAA
- a CDS encoding ECF transporter S component: MTTDKTASGTTPARTIATPSREKTSFTASGRLTAWRGIDLITAAMIAVAFGVIFWGFDTFVYPVVGLASAGFPPLGELALGVWLLPAVVGALVIRRPGAALLTELIAANVEMLLGNQWGIAVLASGALQGLGVEIVFGLLLWRRFGLPVAMAGGVLSAVLEIVVYEWWAYVPGFSWTWRFVYLASGMVSGAVIAGIGGWLLVRALARSGALNAFPAGAEVREARVGK; encoded by the coding sequence ATGACAACAGACAAGACCGCGTCGGGAACCACTCCGGCACGCACAATTGCAACACCTTCGCGCGAGAAGACCAGCTTCACGGCATCGGGCCGACTGACGGCCTGGCGGGGAATCGACCTCATCACCGCGGCGATGATCGCCGTGGCGTTCGGTGTGATCTTCTGGGGCTTCGACACTTTCGTCTACCCTGTGGTGGGCCTTGCGTCAGCGGGCTTCCCTCCGCTTGGCGAGCTCGCGTTGGGGGTGTGGCTGCTTCCCGCCGTGGTGGGTGCGCTGGTCATCCGTCGCCCGGGGGCCGCACTGCTCACCGAACTGATTGCTGCCAACGTCGAGATGTTGCTGGGGAACCAATGGGGTATCGCCGTGCTGGCTTCGGGCGCGCTGCAGGGCCTCGGTGTCGAGATCGTGTTCGGTTTGCTGCTGTGGCGGCGCTTCGGCCTTCCGGTCGCCATGGCCGGCGGTGTGCTCTCAGCCGTGCTCGAGATCGTCGTCTACGAGTGGTGGGCCTACGTTCCCGGCTTCTCGTGGACCTGGCGTTTCGTGTACCTCGCCAGCGGAATGGTGTCTGGCGCGGTCATCGCCGGGATCGGCGGGTGGTTGCTCGTGCGGGCTCTGGCGCGCTCGGGCGCGTTGAACGCATTCCCCGCAGGCGCAGAAGTGCGCGAAGCACGCGTTGGAAAGTGA
- a CDS encoding ATP-binding cassette domain-containing protein has translation MEADSTGPAHCAPDARYPRGADLDVRGLTWRPFGRTEPILRGLDLRVRAGERVLITGPSGSGKSTLLRALAGVLGTTESGELSGLVLVDGDATAGHPAGIDEAAAASSVSVGLLLQDPVDALVAETVGRDTAFGLENLGVDRARMGARIAQTLDAVSFPYGTNHSSSQLSGGEAQRLALAGVLVMGPRLVLLDEPTSMLDPASAAAVREAVWATAAASGATLIVVEHQLAEWLPRITRLVVLGEGGEIVADGEASVTLVARRDALARAGVWVPGSAPPVPQQVSAALCRHGPVQQAKRANQFGDPVVSARKVGVTLQRATSFGQRGTTRGAAVPILADVSADIVAGEITAIVGPSGAGKSTFTALLAGLSNPSSGVVVWVGGGVEGPAERRPAGKRPAGTGTAGTGTAEQHPGRWSSRRLAERVGWVPQNAELAIVARTVRDDVLNTSVLLGHDIREAEHRVDALLDVLGLTELAAEDPHHLSGGELRRVALAGAVAHGPALLVLDEPTVGLDRHTWSAVAGVVVAAREAGVAVVVATHDPLLVQLADRVVRLESGRVVGRMSRFGPTPTETFPTEMSPTETTPTETTPTETTPTETSPTETSPTETSPTETFPTGTFPTGTFPTEKSPTEKSPTGTTRGPGTRAERAGFSFGFARRCGPLSLLAGGLLLLLGSLFITSIGQAIVGVIVLLAVAPLVLDLRSIRLRRLAPGLLAAASVAFSTWLLSPDQSLLAGVTAGLRIAFFVLPGVLLAGYIEPSSLGDHLGQLLHLPARPVIAATAALQQFSTLTEQWQQLQRVRRVRGLSAGRSPLSRASQFGSLTFALLVQSVRKAGRMAVAMDARGFSRLETPTLETSSHARTWAEPAYWTRGDTVLLVVVGFVASVPAVYGSVHGSVLGSVF, from the coding sequence GTGGAAGCTGATTCGACTGGCCCCGCGCACTGCGCTCCGGATGCCCGGTACCCACGCGGAGCAGACCTCGACGTTCGGGGACTCACCTGGCGACCTTTCGGCCGTACCGAACCCATTCTGCGGGGCCTCGATCTGCGAGTGAGGGCAGGAGAACGTGTGCTCATCACGGGGCCGAGCGGCTCCGGCAAGAGCACACTTCTCCGCGCCCTCGCGGGTGTTCTGGGAACGACGGAGTCCGGCGAGCTTTCGGGTCTGGTGTTGGTCGACGGTGATGCCACCGCTGGTCACCCTGCCGGGATCGACGAGGCCGCTGCGGCCAGCTCAGTGAGCGTCGGACTGTTGCTCCAGGATCCGGTCGACGCGCTCGTGGCAGAGACCGTGGGCAGGGATACGGCCTTCGGCCTGGAGAACCTGGGCGTCGACCGCGCGCGGATGGGTGCGCGCATTGCGCAGACGCTCGACGCAGTGTCGTTTCCCTACGGAACGAACCATTCGTCGAGCCAGTTGTCGGGAGGGGAGGCCCAACGCCTCGCCCTCGCCGGGGTGTTGGTCATGGGCCCGCGGCTGGTGCTGCTCGACGAGCCGACCTCGATGCTCGACCCGGCTTCGGCTGCGGCGGTGAGGGAGGCCGTGTGGGCGACGGCTGCAGCATCCGGTGCGACGCTCATTGTGGTGGAGCACCAGCTCGCCGAGTGGTTGCCCCGGATCACGCGCCTGGTGGTGCTCGGCGAAGGGGGTGAAATCGTCGCCGATGGTGAGGCTTCGGTTACCCTGGTCGCGCGTCGAGACGCGCTGGCTCGAGCTGGTGTCTGGGTACCGGGTTCGGCACCCCCAGTGCCCCAGCAGGTGTCTGCAGCACTGTGTCGGCATGGGCCGGTACAGCAGGCCAAGCGGGCCAACCAATTCGGCGATCCGGTCGTGAGTGCTCGGAAGGTTGGCGTCACTCTTCAGCGCGCAACGTCGTTCGGCCAGCGGGGCACGACACGCGGAGCCGCCGTGCCGATACTCGCCGACGTCTCCGCAGACATCGTCGCTGGTGAGATCACAGCCATCGTTGGGCCCAGCGGGGCCGGAAAGTCGACGTTCACCGCCCTGCTCGCCGGGTTGTCGAACCCGAGCTCCGGCGTCGTCGTGTGGGTGGGGGGTGGAGTTGAGGGCCCTGCAGAAAGGCGCCCTGCCGGAAAACGCCCTGCGGGAACTGGCACAGCGGGAACTGGCACAGCGGAGCAGCACCCTGGCCGATGGAGCTCGCGACGCCTCGCCGAGCGCGTGGGCTGGGTGCCGCAGAACGCCGAGCTGGCGATTGTGGCCCGCACGGTGCGAGACGATGTACTGAACACGAGCGTCCTTCTCGGGCATGACATCCGCGAAGCCGAGCACAGAGTGGATGCCCTGCTCGACGTGCTCGGCCTGACCGAGCTGGCGGCAGAAGATCCCCACCACCTTTCGGGCGGGGAGCTGCGGCGGGTGGCACTGGCCGGTGCCGTCGCGCATGGGCCGGCGCTGCTGGTGCTCGACGAACCGACAGTCGGGCTCGACCGCCACACCTGGTCTGCGGTTGCGGGGGTGGTCGTCGCTGCGCGGGAAGCAGGGGTGGCGGTCGTCGTTGCGACGCACGACCCGCTGCTCGTGCAGCTTGCCGACCGGGTCGTCCGGCTCGAGAGCGGTCGCGTGGTGGGGCGCATGTCGCGTTTCGGGCCAACTCCGACAGAGACGTTTCCGACAGAGATGTCTCCGACTGAGACAACTCCGACTGAGACAACTCCGACTGAGACAACTCCGACTGAGACGTCTCCGACTGAGACGTCTCCGACTGAGACGTCTCCGACAGAGACATTCCCGACAGGGACATTCCCGACAGGGACATTCCCGACAGAGAAATCACCGACCGAGAAATCACCGACAGGGACGACCCGCGGGCCTGGCACTCGAGCCGAGCGAGCCGGGTTTTCTTTCGGATTCGCGCGGCGCTGTGGGCCGCTGTCGCTGCTGGCTGGGGGGCTGCTTCTGCTGCTCGGGTCGCTGTTCATCACGAGTATCGGGCAGGCGATCGTCGGCGTCATAGTGCTGCTCGCGGTGGCACCGTTGGTGCTCGATCTGCGTTCGATCCGGCTGCGGAGGCTTGCCCCGGGGCTGCTTGCGGCCGCGTCGGTCGCGTTCTCCACCTGGCTGCTCAGCCCCGACCAGAGCCTGTTGGCCGGGGTCACGGCGGGGCTTCGAATCGCGTTCTTCGTACTGCCCGGCGTGCTGTTGGCGGGGTACATCGAGCCGTCGTCGCTCGGTGATCATCTCGGGCAGCTGCTGCACCTGCCCGCGCGGCCCGTCATTGCTGCGACCGCCGCACTGCAGCAGTTCTCTACGCTCACCGAGCAATGGCAGCAGTTGCAACGAGTGCGGAGGGTGCGCGGGTTGAGCGCGGGTCGATCGCCGCTCAGCCGTGCCTCGCAATTCGGCTCGCTGACCTTCGCTCTTCTCGTGCAATCGGTGCGCAAGGCCGGTCGCATGGCCGTGGCGATGGATGCCCGGGGCTTCTCCCGCCTCGAAACACCCACCCTCGAAACATCCAGCCACGCACGAACCTGGGCCGAGCCGGCCTACTGGACTCGCGGCGACACCGTACTGCTCGTCGTTGTCGGGTTCGTCGCGAGCGTGCCGGCGGTGTACGGATCTGTGCACGGATCTGTTCTCGGCTCAGTGTTCTGA
- the thiE gene encoding thiamine phosphate synthase: MSSAEATVLRSTVLRPLDLSVYLVTDTRLCGAFGVAATVAAAIGAGATTVQLRDPDATDAELVTLGRSLVTLLTGTAIPLLVNDRVHLVEPIGAQGAHIGQSDLPVIEARQLLGPHALLGLSAQTLDHVMDARSTPPRTIDYLGVGPVWHQTTKPNAAPPCGLDGFAAIAEMSPWPCVAIGGIDTERIPSLRSAGAAGVAVVSAICGQPDVARATGLVSAAWHSSEH, from the coding sequence GTGAGCAGTGCCGAGGCCACTGTGTTGCGGTCCACCGTGCTGCGGCCGCTGGACCTCTCGGTCTACCTCGTCACCGACACCCGCCTCTGCGGTGCGTTCGGCGTCGCTGCCACCGTCGCGGCCGCCATCGGTGCAGGGGCGACCACTGTGCAATTGCGCGACCCCGATGCAACCGACGCCGAACTCGTCACCCTCGGCCGGTCGCTCGTGACGCTTCTGACCGGCACGGCGATCCCGCTGCTGGTCAACGACCGGGTGCACCTCGTCGAACCCATCGGCGCCCAGGGGGCCCACATCGGGCAGTCAGATCTCCCCGTCATCGAGGCCCGGCAGCTGCTCGGCCCCCACGCGTTGCTCGGCCTCTCGGCCCAGACACTCGACCACGTCATGGATGCCCGGTCCACACCTCCGCGCACCATCGACTATCTCGGCGTCGGCCCGGTCTGGCATCAGACCACAAAGCCGAACGCTGCCCCTCCCTGCGGCCTCGACGGGTTTGCTGCCATCGCCGAGATGAGCCCCTGGCCGTGTGTCGCGATCGGCGGTATCGACACCGAACGCATCCCTTCACTCCGCTCGGCCGGTGCCGCAGGTGTGGCGGTTGTGAGCGCCATCTGTGGCCAGCCCGACGTCGCCCGGGCAACCGGACTCGTCAGCGCGGCGTGGCACTCGTCAGAACATTGA
- the thiM gene encoding hydroxyethylthiazole kinase has translation MSIGGPTPVTAHDIGNALRLLRENPPLVQCITNIVVAQWTANVLLAAGAAPAMVDNPREAGGFASIASGVLINLGTPYDDTALAMLKAVKSAGAAGVPWVLDPVAVGPLAWRTELAHHLLDTSPPHIIRGNASEILALAGGAGGRGVDTTDTAESAVDAADSLAREYSCVVAVSGEVDQLTDGVRRVRIHNGHPLMTQVTGVGCALGALMAGFSGVVDEALLAAAAATATLTVAADLAAAHCRGTGSFAVGLLDELTVLTPERLEELTRLS, from the coding sequence GTGAGCATCGGCGGCCCCACGCCCGTGACCGCACACGACATCGGCAATGCACTTCGTCTGCTGCGTGAAAACCCGCCGCTGGTCCAGTGCATCACCAACATCGTCGTCGCCCAATGGACGGCCAACGTGCTGCTCGCGGCCGGTGCCGCACCCGCGATGGTCGACAACCCCCGCGAGGCCGGCGGTTTCGCCTCAATCGCCAGCGGGGTGCTCATCAACCTCGGAACACCCTACGACGACACCGCCCTCGCGATGCTCAAAGCCGTGAAATCCGCCGGCGCGGCTGGAGTGCCCTGGGTCCTCGACCCGGTCGCGGTCGGCCCGCTCGCCTGGCGCACCGAGCTCGCTCACCACCTGCTCGACACTTCTCCCCCACACATCATCCGCGGCAACGCCTCCGAGATCCTCGCCCTGGCCGGCGGGGCTGGAGGGCGCGGAGTCGACACCACCGACACGGCGGAGTCCGCCGTCGACGCGGCCGACTCGCTCGCCAGAGAATACAGCTGCGTCGTGGCCGTGAGCGGCGAGGTCGATCAGCTCACCGACGGTGTTCGACGGGTACGCATTCACAACGGGCATCCATTGATGACGCAGGTCACCGGGGTCGGCTGCGCCCTCGGAGCACTCATGGCCGGCTTCAGCGGGGTTGTCGATGAGGCGCTGCTCGCCGCCGCGGCCGCCACTGCCACACTCACCGTGGCGGCCGACCTCGCGGCCGCCCACTGCCGTGGAACCGGCAGCTTCGCGGTAGGCCTGCTCGACGAGCTCACCGTTCTCACCCCCGAACGCCTCGAAGAACTGACGCGCCTGTCGTGA
- a CDS encoding response regulator — MSEVRVLVVDDEPITASAHAAYLERVGGFLVAGVANDGTSALRMLRDSVDPHTLGSSRESSIDLVLLDMNLPDIHGIELCRHLRSSGLDVDVIAITAVRDVSVVRAAVSLGIVQYLIKPFTFSVFAEKLRGYLAFRAGFDVVAGVTTQNDVDDTLAQLRSIRPVELEKGLTAETLQLVVARLRLDPEPVSAGELALALELSRVTTRRYLEHLAAEGTVVRSPRYGSPGRPELEYVWKRA; from the coding sequence GTGAGCGAGGTACGAGTGCTCGTCGTCGACGACGAGCCGATCACCGCGAGCGCCCACGCGGCCTATCTCGAACGGGTTGGCGGTTTCCTTGTCGCGGGTGTGGCGAATGACGGCACGAGCGCGCTCCGGATGCTGCGTGACAGCGTCGATCCGCACACACTGGGCTCGTCACGTGAAAGCTCCATCGACCTCGTGCTGCTTGACATGAACCTGCCCGATATCCACGGCATCGAGCTGTGCCGGCACCTCCGTTCGTCTGGCCTCGACGTCGATGTGATCGCCATCACTGCCGTACGTGACGTCTCGGTGGTGCGCGCGGCAGTCTCCCTCGGCATCGTGCAATACCTCATCAAGCCATTCACTTTTTCCGTGTTCGCTGAGAAGCTGCGCGGTTATCTGGCATTTCGGGCCGGCTTCGATGTCGTCGCCGGGGTCACCACCCAGAACGACGTCGACGATACGCTGGCGCAATTGCGCAGCATCCGGCCCGTCGAACTCGAGAAGGGGCTCACTGCAGAGACCCTTCAGCTCGTCGTGGCCCGACTTCGTCTGGACCCCGAGCCCGTCTCTGCCGGAGAGCTGGCATTGGCTCTGGAACTGTCGCGCGTCACCACACGGAGATATCTTGAACACCTCGCCGCCGAAGGCACCGTTGTGCGGTCTCCCCGGTACGGCTCACCCGGCCGGCCCGAACTCGAGTACGTCTGGAAGCGCGCCTGA